One genomic segment of Culturomica massiliensis includes these proteins:
- a CDS encoding 2-oxoacid:ferredoxin oxidoreductase subunit beta, producing MDELKYTPKDFKSDQEIRWCPGCGDHGIINSVQKAMAELGYPKESWAVISGIGCSSRFPYYMNTYGFHTIHGRAAAIACGAKNANRKLNILQISGDGDALAIGGNHFIHAIRRNVDITILLFNNEIYGLTKGQYSPTTKLGTKTKTSPYGTIEHPFNPGELCIGAQGKFFARSIDTSVNLTTQILDEAVKHRGTSVVEVLQNCVIFADGAHSAITDKELREDRQIVLRHGEPMIFGKNKDKGLVLAKSGELKVVEIGKDGITEKDILVHDAHNPNPFLHWMLVNMKAPEFPVALGVIRDVEAHTYDEALDQQIEEVKKISKIRCMDDLLNSGDTWEVK from the coding sequence ATGGACGAATTAAAATATACTCCCAAAGATTTTAAAAGTGACCAGGAAATAAGATGGTGTCCCGGTTGCGGTGATCACGGTATCATAAATTCCGTGCAAAAAGCGATGGCAGAACTCGGCTATCCGAAGGAGTCATGGGCTGTAATATCTGGTATCGGTTGTTCTTCCCGTTTCCCGTATTATATGAACACTTACGGTTTTCATACGATTCACGGACGTGCGGCGGCTATTGCCTGCGGTGCTAAAAATGCGAACCGGAAACTGAATATTTTACAAATATCGGGTGACGGTGATGCTTTGGCTATCGGGGGAAACCATTTTATCCATGCTATCCGGAGAAACGTAGATATTACAATCCTTTTGTTTAATAATGAAATTTACGGTTTGACAAAAGGTCAGTATTCTCCTACCACAAAACTGGGGACAAAAACAAAAACCTCTCCTTACGGAACGATAGAACATCCTTTTAATCCGGGAGAACTTTGCATCGGTGCACAGGGGAAATTCTTTGCCCGGTCGATAGATACGAGTGTTAATCTGACAACGCAAATATTGGATGAAGCTGTAAAACACCGTGGAACATCTGTTGTGGAAGTATTGCAAAATTGTGTCATCTTTGCCGACGGAGCCCATAGTGCAATAACCGATAAGGAGCTGAGAGAAGATCGTCAGATTGTCCTGCGTCATGGTGAGCCGATGATTTTCGGTAAAAATAAAGACAAAGGTTTAGTGCTGGCTAAAAGCGGAGAATTGAAGGTGGTTGAGATCGGTAAAGACGGTATAACTGAAAAGGATATATTGGTACATGATGCCCATAATCCGAATCCGTTCTTACACTGGATGCTGGTGAATATGAAGGCTCCCGAATTTCCCGTAGCTCTTGGAGTTATCCGCGATGTAGAGGCTCATACTTATGATGAAGCCCTTGATCAACAAATCGAAGAGGTGAAAAAGATTTCTAAAATCCGTTGCATGGATGATTTGTTAAATAGCGGAGATACCTGGGAAGTGAAATAA
- the corA gene encoding magnesium/cobalt transporter CorA — protein MARFLKNKQKSKGTAPGSLIFIGRQKMEDIKIRVVQYNKDELKILHPDFFSDIKSYLSDDHITWISLYGLHNTEYIKNMGEIFQIPPLILEDILNTDERPKFDEDNQHIFIILKSLFFHSDLNKAQIDQVSIIVGTNYVITIQETDSPYFADIDKRLESGTSKIRSYTPDYLCYALLDTLVDSYILNIEKLGTHIEAQEKDLLTSNKQLIENIYHYKTELSFIRKNVRPVKEVITRFITSESDLINSHTFNYLKDLENLITQALEAIEIYYAMVNDQHNIYNTNTSNSVNDVMKVLTIFSAIFIPLTFIVGVYGMNFNYIPELQHHSAYFILWGVMIIIAIFMLLFFKKKKWL, from the coding sequence ATGGCCCGCTTCCTAAAAAACAAACAAAAATCGAAAGGTACAGCCCCCGGTTCTCTGATCTTTATCGGACGGCAAAAAATGGAGGACATAAAAATCAGGGTAGTACAATACAATAAAGATGAATTAAAAATCCTGCATCCGGATTTTTTTTCAGATATAAAGTCTTACCTGTCTGATGACCATATAACCTGGATATCGCTTTATGGGCTGCATAATACGGAATATATCAAAAACATGGGAGAAATTTTCCAGATTCCACCTCTTATTCTGGAAGATATATTAAACACAGACGAACGCCCTAAATTCGATGAAGACAATCAACATATTTTTATCATATTAAAATCACTGTTTTTTCATTCTGACCTCAATAAAGCCCAAATCGATCAGGTTTCCATCATTGTAGGAACAAATTACGTGATTACAATTCAGGAAACGGATTCTCCTTATTTTGCAGATATCGACAAACGCCTGGAGTCAGGAACATCCAAAATCCGTTCTTACACACCCGACTACTTATGTTATGCATTACTTGATACTCTTGTAGACAGCTATATTCTGAATATAGAGAAATTAGGTACACACATCGAAGCCCAGGAAAAAGACCTGCTGACCTCCAATAAACAACTTATTGAAAACATCTACCATTACAAGACCGAACTTTCGTTTATCCGAAAAAACGTGAGGCCGGTCAAAGAAGTCATCACTCGTTTTATAACATCCGAATCCGATCTAATAAATAGCCACACATTCAACTATCTAAAAGATTTGGAAAATCTTATCACTCAGGCGCTCGAAGCCATCGAAATTTACTATGCAATGGTCAACGACCAACACAATATTTACAATACAAACACCAGTAATAGTGTAAACGATGTTATGAAAGTTCTGACGATATTTTCGGCTATATTCATTCCTTTGACTTTTATCGTCGGCGTATATGGGATGAACTTCAACTATATTCCGGAACTACAACATCATTCAGCCTACTTCATCCTATGGGGTGTCATGATTATAATTGCCATTTTTATGCTATTGTTTTTTAAGAAAAAAAAATGGTTATAA
- a CDS encoding DUF721 domain-containing protein, producing the protein MISQGKTQKLDELVGQVLKQLGLESKLKEYEVSEIWPEVVGGMIASRTKNIYMTEGKLFVSFTSAVVRNEIMMVKEGVIAALNTRLGENVVKEMIIK; encoded by the coding sequence ATGATAAGTCAGGGAAAAACGCAAAAATTGGATGAATTGGTCGGCCAGGTGTTGAAGCAATTGGGCTTGGAAAGTAAGCTCAAAGAGTATGAAGTGTCGGAAATCTGGCCGGAAGTCGTCGGTGGAATGATTGCCTCCCGGACAAAAAATATTTATATGACGGAGGGCAAGTTGTTTGTATCGTTTACTTCTGCTGTCGTTCGGAATGAAATTATGATGGTAAAAGAAGGGGTAATCGCAGCATTAAATACACGATTAGGCGAAAACGTGGTGAAAGAAATGATTATTAAGTGA
- the recF gene encoding DNA replication/repair protein RecF (All proteins in this family for which functions are known are DNA-binding proteins that assist the filamentation of RecA onto DNA for the initiation of recombination or recombinational repair.): MTLKELNIVNFKNIGEATLAFCSGFNCFIGNNGVGKTNVLDAIYQLSMCKSFFNVSDSQNIRHGEPFFVLQGKYERQEGEDIDIYCGVKRGQKKVFRKNQKIYDKLSEHIGLLPLVMISPEDVALIEGGSEGRRRLIDGIISQCDRDYMYRLIRYNKALMQRNMLLKNTAGKIPEADVIEIWDEQLADHGEEILKKRRQFLDEFKVVFQQYYELISSGKEKVVLEYNSSVKVENVCEALRENLARDAVLGYTTVGIHRDDLTMKIDGYDVKKIGSQGQKKTFLIALKLAQYVWLYRISGVKPLLLLDDIFDKLDAGRVQQIIHLVGGDIFGQVFITDTNRGHVDKMLMSQHKDYSLFRVEDGIFVNFADN, encoded by the coding sequence ATGACCTTAAAAGAATTAAATATCGTCAATTTTAAAAATATCGGAGAAGCTACTTTGGCTTTCTGTTCCGGTTTCAATTGTTTCATAGGTAACAATGGTGTCGGTAAGACCAATGTGTTGGATGCTATCTACCAGTTGTCTATGTGCAAAAGCTTTTTTAATGTATCGGATTCCCAGAATATCCGGCACGGGGAGCCTTTTTTTGTTTTACAGGGCAAATACGAACGTCAGGAAGGTGAGGATATTGATATTTATTGTGGGGTAAAGCGGGGACAAAAGAAGGTGTTCAGAAAAAATCAGAAGATATATGACAAGTTATCGGAACATATCGGGTTGTTGCCTTTGGTGATGATTTCTCCGGAAGATGTTGCTTTGATTGAAGGGGGCAGCGAAGGAAGACGGCGGTTAATTGACGGGATCATCAGTCAATGTGACCGGGATTATATGTACCGGCTGATCCGTTATAATAAAGCATTGATGCAACGGAATATGCTTCTGAAAAACACGGCAGGCAAAATTCCGGAGGCAGACGTCATAGAAATCTGGGATGAACAATTGGCGGATCATGGAGAAGAAATTCTGAAAAAAAGACGGCAGTTCCTGGATGAATTTAAAGTCGTCTTTCAACAATATTACGAGTTGATCTCTTCGGGAAAAGAAAAAGTAGTTCTTGAATACAATAGTTCCGTTAAGGTGGAGAATGTCTGTGAGGCATTGCGGGAAAACCTGGCGCGGGATGCTGTATTGGGGTATACGACGGTTGGAATTCATCGCGATGATCTGACGATGAAAATCGACGGATACGATGTAAAAAAAATAGGGTCGCAGGGGCAGAAAAAGACATTTTTGATTGCCTTGAAACTGGCGCAGTATGTATGGTTATATCGTATAAGTGGGGTTAAGCCATTGCTTTTGTTGGATGATATTTTTGATAAACTGGATGCCGGACGGGTGCAGCAGATTATTCATCTTGTCGGAGGAGATATTTTCGGACAGGTATTTATTACAGATACCAATCGCGGCCATGTCGATAAAATGTTAATGTCCCAGCATAAAGATTACTCTTTATTCCGGGTAGAAGACGGGATATTTGTTAATTTTGCAGATAACTAA
- a CDS encoding tetratricopeptide repeat protein → MSKQKKHEDKFENIEEALTRGEQFIESNQKVLINAVVVILVLIAAFLGYNKFIKHPRIEDASKQIFGAQNYFEKDSFNLALNGDGNVIGFLEIADNYGSTPAGNLAKYYAGLSYLYTGDYNNAIKYLEKFSSDDLLLSNMAIANIGDAYMQLGNYKKAAEYYKKATASKVNDFSTPIFLMKNALAYEKAEDYASALKIYEQIEKEFPNAPESRDIEKYITKAQMNLKK, encoded by the coding sequence ATGTCAAAACAGAAGAAACACGAAGACAAGTTCGAGAACATTGAAGAGGCGTTAACCCGAGGAGAGCAATTTATCGAATCAAACCAAAAAGTACTGATTAATGCAGTCGTGGTGATACTCGTCCTCATAGCAGCTTTTTTAGGGTATAATAAATTTATCAAACATCCTCGTATAGAAGATGCTTCGAAACAAATATTCGGAGCTCAAAATTATTTCGAGAAAGATTCTTTCAACCTGGCTTTAAACGGGGACGGCAATGTAATTGGCTTTCTGGAAATTGCAGACAATTACGGCTCTACTCCTGCCGGTAATTTAGCCAAATATTATGCAGGTCTTTCCTATTTATATACCGGAGACTACAACAATGCCATCAAATATCTGGAGAAATTTTCTTCCGATGACTTGTTATTATCCAATATGGCCATTGCCAATATCGGAGATGCATACATGCAACTCGGTAATTATAAAAAAGCGGCAGAATACTATAAAAAAGCGACAGCTTCCAAAGTCAATGATTTTTCAACACCGATTTTCCTGATGAAAAATGCATTGGCATACGAAAAAGCGGAAGACTACGCTTCTGCTCTGAAAATTTACGAGCAGATAGAAAAAGAGTTTCCCAATGCACCGGAATCCCGGGATATTGAAAAATACATTACAAAAGCGCAAATGAATCTTAAAAAATAA
- a CDS encoding 2-oxoacid:acceptor oxidoreductase subunit alpha: MSQETKVIEKHDVVIRFSGDSGDGMQLTGQQFSDTAALFGNDVATFPDYPAEIRAPQGTVGGVSGFQVHIGEEHITTPGDYADVLVAMNPAALKANLRWVKKAATIILDIDAFTEKHIERAGYTSNPLEDGSLADFNLIPVKVSELTVEALKETGLDQKSILRCKNMFALGMIYWMFEESVEHTEAFFDIKFGKKPAIASANKLVLRAGYNYAANVHALATHFKVAPATIEKGKYRTITGNKATAWGLLAAAEKAGLPLFCGSYPITPATDILHELALRRDLGAKTYQAEDEIGGICTAIGASYAGNFACTTTSGPGLALKSEACGLAVMAELPLVIVDVQRGGPSTGLPTKTEQSDLLQALYGRNGESPMPVIAASTSANCFDYAFIAGKIALEHMTPVVLLTDGFLANGAQPWLIPSMSELPEIKLRLAKEGDDYKPYARDPETLARTWALPGTKGLEHRIGGLEKMNITGTISYVPENHQVMTDLREEKVERIANDIPNQEVYGNAEGGELLVVGWGGTYGHLYSAVKEMRAEGKDVSLAHFNYINPLPKNTADVFSRYKKIVVCELNLGQFAKYLRSKFPQFNYLQVNKVAGLPFTVVELKEQISKLI, encoded by the coding sequence ATGAGTCAAGAGACAAAAGTTATCGAGAAACACGATGTTGTCATCCGTTTTTCCGGAGACTCGGGAGATGGGATGCAATTAACAGGGCAGCAATTTTCGGATACGGCTGCTTTATTTGGAAATGATGTGGCAACGTTTCCGGACTATCCGGCGGAAATCAGAGCGCCGCAAGGTACTGTCGGGGGTGTCTCCGGTTTTCAGGTACACATCGGGGAAGAGCATATTACTACGCCGGGAGATTACGCCGATGTGCTTGTTGCCATGAATCCGGCTGCTTTGAAAGCTAATTTACGGTGGGTGAAAAAAGCAGCTACCATTATTCTGGATATCGATGCTTTTACAGAAAAGCATATTGAAAGAGCCGGATATACGTCTAATCCATTGGAAGACGGTTCGTTGGCGGACTTTAACCTGATACCGGTGAAAGTAAGTGAGCTTACGGTTGAGGCTTTGAAGGAGACGGGGTTGGATCAAAAGTCTATTCTCCGGTGTAAAAATATGTTTGCCTTGGGAATGATTTATTGGATGTTTGAGGAATCTGTTGAACATACCGAAGCATTTTTTGATATTAAATTCGGTAAAAAGCCTGCGATTGCTTCTGCTAATAAACTTGTGTTGAGAGCCGGTTATAATTACGCAGCGAATGTGCATGCTTTGGCAACTCATTTTAAAGTGGCTCCGGCTACTATTGAAAAAGGGAAATACCGGACGATTACGGGGAATAAAGCTACGGCTTGGGGATTGCTGGCTGCTGCTGAAAAAGCAGGTTTGCCTCTGTTCTGCGGTTCTTATCCGATTACCCCGGCTACGGATATATTACATGAACTGGCTTTACGTCGGGATCTGGGAGCGAAAACTTACCAGGCAGAAGATGAAATTGGAGGAATCTGTACGGCAATCGGTGCCAGCTATGCCGGTAATTTCGCTTGTACAACAACCTCCGGTCCCGGTCTGGCATTGAAATCCGAAGCTTGTGGTCTGGCTGTCATGGCAGAGCTACCTTTGGTTATAGTAGACGTTCAACGCGGAGGTCCTTCAACCGGATTGCCTACGAAAACGGAGCAATCTGACTTGTTACAGGCTTTATACGGACGCAACGGAGAGTCTCCGATGCCCGTGATTGCAGCCAGTACTTCTGCCAATTGTTTTGACTATGCTTTTATCGCCGGTAAAATAGCTTTGGAACACATGACGCCGGTTGTATTGCTGACAGACGGATTTCTGGCAAACGGAGCTCAACCCTGGTTGATACCTTCGATGTCTGAATTACCGGAAATAAAATTACGTTTGGCGAAAGAAGGAGATGATTATAAGCCGTATGCCCGTGATCCGGAGACATTGGCCAGAACCTGGGCATTGCCCGGAACGAAAGGACTGGAGCATCGGATCGGTGGTTTGGAAAAAATGAATATTACCGGTACGATCAGTTATGTTCCGGAGAACCATCAGGTCATGACGGATTTGAGAGAAGAGAAGGTAGAACGTATTGCCAATGATATTCCGAATCAGGAAGTATACGGAAATGCAGAGGGCGGCGAACTGTTGGTAGTAGGATGGGGCGGTACTTACGGTCACTTGTATTCGGCTGTTAAGGAAATGCGTGCTGAAGGTAAAGATGTCAGTCTGGCTCATTTCAATTATATCAATCCGTTGCCTAAAAATACAGCCGATGTATTTTCCCGTTATAAGAAAATCGTGGTATGTGAATTGAATCTCGGACAGTTCGCTAAATATTTGAGAAGTAAATTCCCGCAGTTCAATTATTTGCAAGTCAATAAAGTGGCGGGTTTGCCTTTTACGGTGGTAGAACTGAAAGAGCAGATCAGTAAATTAATTTGA
- a CDS encoding outer membrane beta-barrel protein, with protein MKTIYCLFIFVLISILSEAQYYRRDGGFRLGVNAQYTYPLGDFSDVAKNGFGGNISGKYLINDVIGIGFETGYHAFKQSDKMDVQSANQTHETKYRLIPVLVEGTFYIPTWDRTLLPYLGVHFGAYITNINIKQSDIYSPENNAKENLWRFSPGVGAHIGLLIELSEYVDLDIKIRGDYVPKIKEDYDRDELGNKGYIGFNKMLNIGGNIGLLYKF; from the coding sequence ATGAAAACAATATACTGTTTATTCATTTTTGTATTGATTTCAATTCTCAGTGAAGCCCAATATTATCGTCGTGACGGTGGCTTCCGCCTGGGAGTAAATGCCCAGTATACCTACCCGCTTGGGGATTTCAGCGACGTAGCGAAAAACGGGTTCGGAGGCAATATATCCGGGAAATATCTCATCAACGATGTGATCGGTATCGGTTTTGAAACAGGCTACCACGCTTTCAAGCAAAGCGATAAAATGGATGTCCAATCAGCCAATCAAACGCACGAGACAAAATACAGGCTGATTCCGGTATTGGTGGAGGGGACTTTTTATATTCCGACCTGGGACCGTACGCTATTACCTTATTTAGGCGTACATTTCGGTGCATACATTACCAATATCAACATAAAGCAAAGCGATATTTACAGCCCTGAAAACAATGCAAAAGAAAACTTGTGGCGTTTTTCTCCGGGAGTCGGTGCACATATCGGCCTTTTAATCGAACTTTCCGAATACGTTGATCTGGATATAAAGATCCGGGGAGATTATGTACCGAAGATCAAAGAGGATTACGACCGGGACGAGTTAGGTAATAAAGGATATATCGGATTTAACAAAATGCTGAATATCGGAGGAAACATCGGATTACTGTATAAATTCTAA